TTGCCTTTTTTATACAAAGAGTCTTTTCTTGTCCGCCAGTTGGCAAATACGCTTCCGCCTTCATTTAAAATATCTCTAAATTGCTTTATAAAATTTGAAGTTATCTCTTTTGCATTTAGATGAGTTATGCCCCAGCAAACTACACAATCAACTTTTTTTCCGCCTAAAACTTCTTTTAAATTTAAAATCTTTCCGCTTTGAAATACTTCTACGCCCGTTTCATTACAACGATTTTTAGCTATTTGTAAAACTGATTTATTGTAATCTACGCCGATTATATTTGGAATTTTTGCTTTACTCATCATCTCAAGGTGTCTTCCATCGCCACATCCAAAGTCTAAAACGCTTTTAAATCGCTTTTGGTTTGCAAAAATATATCTTGTAAGGTATTCATTTGGATAGAGCAAATATCCGCTTGATACATGCTCTTCCCATAGTTTGTAAGCATTTTCTTGTGCCTCTTTTACACTTTCGTTCATTTTATATCCTTTTTAAATTTTTTTATAAGAGCATCTGCCTTTGCCAGGCACTCTTGCTTGCTGCTAGCTACTATGATGGCATATCCTCTATTTATGATGCTTTTGCCATCTGTTACTTTGCCTAAAACTCCATTTATGTTACACTCATATTTTACAATTCCAAGTTCATCTTTTAAAATTTCAAAATTTGGCGCGGTGACTCTGCCCTCAAAATCAAAATACCTAATAATCGCATGTTTTGTAAATTTAGGCTCAAAGCTAAAAGCTTTGCCTAAAATCATATTTATCCACTCTTTTGTCATATTTACGCCAGTTGCTATCTCTACAAAGGTGCTTGAGAGATAGTGACCGCTTGGGCGTGGAGCTAACTCTATGATAAAAGGCTCTCCTTCTGGCGTTATGATAAGGTCTGCGTTTATAAGGCAGTTTTTTAAATTTAGTCTAGTAGAGACTTTTTGCATATAGCGTGTAACTTCCAAAATCTCCTTAGCACTCAAATTTCCTATACTTTGTCTATAAGGCAGCGGCGTAAGAAGCTTTTGTCTTATAAGTATGTGGATATACTTTCCATTTACTACCGCTCCACTTAGTCCGTATTCCATCCCCTCTACTAATGTTTCAGCTAAAAAATCCTCTTTGTTTAAGTCTATTTTTGATAGAGCATTTTTTAGCTCATCTTGATCTTTTACGGCTATGACATCTCTACTTCCACTTCCAAATCGCGGTTTAATGATAAGTGGAAATTTAAGTATGCTTAAATCTAAATTTGGAGTTATCAAATGACATTCTATAGGTCTCAAATCCTCTCCTTTTTCAAAAGAGAGTCCTCCCCCCCCCCCATAGTTTTTATAGTCTTTTTCATCGCTTAGATTTCTTAGTTTTTTATGAAATAGAAGTTTATCGGTGCATAAATCAGCAGCTTTGTAGCTAACGCCATCTAGTTTGTAGTAGTCATTTATACTTCCAGTTGTTATCAGATATCTACCGATAGGAACCGGTAAAATCGTTATAGGCTCGTACCCCCCCCATAAGTTTTTCTATGATATTTTTTGGATCTCTTATATCTACTACGAAAGATACGTCGGCAAATTTTAGTCCGATTGCATCTTTATTGCCATCAAAAGCTACAACTTTAAGTCCGGCTTTTTTGGCTTCGCTAATAGCAAAAACACTCTCACTACTAGCACCTATTACTAGGGCTACTTTTTGGCTCATTTTAACTCCTTTATAAATTTAGAATCTTTTATAAAATCATCTAAATTCTCTTTACTATCTTTTATCGTCTCTATAGCAAGAAATTTATCTTTATCTATGATAGAGTGGATTTTTTTAAAATCAATATTTCCATCTCCAAAATGCAAATGTGCGTCATAAATGCTTGTGCTATCATTATCGCTTAGATGATATACAGACGGCTTTAGAGAGTTAAATTCTAAGATATATTCATAAGGGTCTAGTTTTTGATAGTTTGCACTCGCTAAAGCGTGACCGATATCAAGGCAAAATCCACGCCCTGTTTGGTCTATTATTTTTTTTATCATTTCAATGGTTGAACCGATACAAAATGCGTCTGGAGCGTTATTCATAGGTACTACGTAAGGCTTGTTTTCTATTATAAATTTAAAATCTTTTATACTATTTATCTGTCTTATACTTTCATCAACCTTACCGCCAATTCCTGGATGAAAAATAGTATAAATAGCGTCAAGCTCAAGGCTATAAGCACGAGTAAGCTCTACTAATTTTAAATTTGAGCTAAATTTATCTCTATTTGAAAAGTCCAAACCACTACTAAAATGTGGAGCATGGATAGCAAAAGGGATATTAAATTTGCTTTTCATATCTGTCCAAATACTGATTTTATCAAGAGAATTTGGCACAGCATAAAGCTCAATATAATCATAAACTCCATTTTCATAAAGAGTTATCGCACTATTTATATAGTTTTCATTTAAAGACCATAATTTAAGTCCAATTTTATAAGCCATGCAATACCTTGTATTTAAGCTCTGCCATTTTCCAATCGTCCATAGTATCTATATCTTGCGTAACATCTTCGCTTAGGATAAATGGTACTCTATCACCTGAGTTTAGCGCGTTTGCTTTATAAAAATAGAACATTCCAGCGTCGTGATACATCGGTTCTAGATCTTGAGATCTTTTGTTTGCATTGAGTGGTTCGCGGTATTTTAAAAATCCTTTTTCATCTACTCTAAAAGCCCTTTGTATGGGAAATGAAAATTTGACTACCGGAGTTAGTTTGTCTGCATTTGTAGATATAAATATTTTATGGGCTTGTTTTAAAAGTTCGCCACTTATAAATGGTACGCAAGGGTAAATGCAACATATATTTTCGATGAAAACTCCTAATTTCGCATACTGGCTTAGTACTTCTTCTATAACATCATTTGTTGTAGCAAAGTCGTCTGCTGTTTTGGCACTTCGTAAAAATGGAACTTTTGCACCTAGATTTTTAGCGATACTAGCTATCTCTTCATCTTCAGTTGAAACCATGATCTCATCAAAAATTCCAGCATTCATAGCTGCATTTATGGCGTAATGTATCATAGGTTTTCCCATAAAATCTTTGATATTTTTACGTGGAATTCTTTTACTTCCGCCACGCGCTGTTATTATGGCTATATTGTTTATCAAGTTTTGTTCCTTGAGAATTTTATCTGCAATGATAGCATAAATTTGGGATAGGGCTTATAAAGCCCTATGTTATTTTAGATCACTCTCATCAATCATCGCAGGTACGCCTCTTATGGCGCCTGTTTCAAAGTATCTGTTTATGGCGATTTGCTCTTTTTTGACTTCATCATCTGTTATATTTGCTGGAGCTTTTGCATCTTTTGCATAGTATTTTCTAAAGATTTTTATCTTTTGCTCATCGCTTGATGCGTTTTTTACTTCTTTATATATCGCTATTGATTTTTTTATAGCATCTTCGCCGTGGCTAGAAATCGGCGCCATTACTACTTTTAAATTTAGATTTTCAAGATCTTTTTCGATCTTGTCTAGCTCAAGTCTGCAGTATGGGCAGTCTGGGTCTGTAAATAGATATTTTGTAGGTTTTTTAGGATCGTTTCCTAGCTCTATAATCCTTGAATTTCCTTCTTCTTTCAGAACTTCTCCAAGTCTTTTATAAGCACCTTTCATAGCCGCTTTTTCTTGTATTTCGTTAAAATGGTTTGCATAAGAAGTTTTTTTATCTATGTCTATAATATCTGGAAATATATATTTTCCATCAGTAAATAAAACTTGCTTTTGGCTTTGTTTTCCATCTGTGATCTCTATGACTATTTGTTCAAATTTTGTGCCTTCTAATTTGCTTTTTGAATCAACTTTTACGCTTAAGCCTTGAACGCTAGCTGCGCTAAATAGCTCCAAAATATCTGCGTCGCTTATAGCAAACAAAGAACTAGCCGCTATCAAAGAACTACATACAATTATTTTTTTCATTTATTACCCTTATATAAAATTTTTGAATTATATGAATTGTTTCTAAACAAAAACTCTATCATTTTCAAATTTAGTAATATCTTTAAAATTATCCAAATATTCTAAGTAGGCAAGAGCGTATTTTCTACTCAGTCCTAAATTTGCTTTTACGTTTGTTATGTTGGCAAAACCTTCTTTTTTGATGATATTTCTCAAGCTTTGCATTACGTTTGAAAGGGCGTTTTCTTCGATAAAAAGATTGTGCTCTAGTCTTACTACCTTTTTTGCTTTTGTGAGTTTTTTTAACGCTAAGTCGCCTAAAGTCCTGTCTATATCAAGTTTATCATATATATTATATGGTGCCTCTGGCGTTATATTTTGCTCTTTTAAAATATCATAAATTTTATCTTCCAAACTAAGGCTTAGTTTGTCAAAATCAGCTCCAAATTTAGTATAAATTCCGCCATTTTTTTGAATGATTTCTTTGGCTTCTAGCTCGTTTAGAACTTTTTGTATGAGCTCTTGTGAAGCCCAGTTTAGTTTTAAATTTATGCTTGAAGGAGAAAAAAGGGCATTTGGATTTTTAAGTATGATGAAATTTACAAATTCATTAACATCTTTAAAGGCGGTTTTACCATAGATACACCCGTTTTTTACATCTACAAATACATTATTTAAATTTTTAGCCAAGCTAAGCGCGTCTTCTTGGTTTAAGCCAAATCTTTGCACACTTGATATTAGTCCAAATCCGTGTTTATGAGTGTTTGCTAGTCTAGCAAAAGCAGATAAAAAATCTTTTTCTTTAAGCGAGTTTAAAAGTGCGATTTTTTGCTCTTTTTTAAGCGGTTCATTTACTGGATTTAGCACTCTTCCGCCGCCTATTACTCTACCTTCTTTTAGTAAAACAAACAGCTCATCAAACTGCAAAAACATTTTTTTATCAAATTTAAAAGTGTAAAAACCATCTTTTAGATGCAAAACTTTGGCATTTACTTGTTTTGTCCCTACACAAAAAAGCAGTTCGCTTCCGTGAGGTATGCTAGTATTCACAAAACAATCCGCCTCAAAAAATCCTCGCCAAAACCCTTTCTTGCTTAGAATTTGCCCTTTTTCTAGTTTATGAGTATTGTCGCCGCTAAGATTTAGCGCTACTCTATTTGGAGCAAATGCTATATCTCTGTTTTGAGCATGAACTTCTAATGAGCGCACGCTAAACATTTCGTTTATGTCTAAATTTAAAAGCTTATCTGAGAGTTTTACGCTTCCATTTAGTACGCTTCCTGTGACTATCACTCCATGACCTTTTAGGCTAAAAACTCTATCTATGTAATATCTAAAAAGTGCAGTTTCATCGTGTTTTTTTGGATTTAGCGTAAAGAGATAATTTTTAAGCTCTTCTATGCTACTAGGATCTTTTATGCTCACGAAAAATGTTTCGTATATACTTAAATTTTTATACTCTTTTATAAACTCTTTTACTTCGCTTTGTACTTTTTGCTGAGCTAGAGTATTTGTTAGGTCACACTTTGTTACGACTAGGATTATGTTTTTTACATTTAGTAAATTTAGCACGGCGATATGCTCTTTGCTCTGAGGTTTAAGTCCTTCGTTGCTTGCTACTACAAGCATCGCAGCATCAAACCCAAATGCTCCACTTATCATAGTTTTTATAAGGCTTTCGTGACCAGGAACATCGATAAATGCTATATTTGAAGAGGCATTTGATAAATTTGAAAAGCTAAGATTTACCGTGATTCCTCGCTCTTTTTCTTCTTTTGTCTCATCTCCATCAAAACCATTTAATGCTTTTATAAGAGCGGTTTTTCCGTGATCTATGTGTCCGGCTGTGCCTATTATTAAGTTATTCACCATTTACCTCGTTTATTTTGTTGATTAAATTTGGAATCTCATCTTCATAAATAGATCTAAAATCTAGTATAAATTTACCCTCTTCAATACGTCCGATTATGCCTTTTTGGCGAAATTCTTGCTCAAGAGTGTTTGCATTTCCTAAAAATGCGAGTGCTACACTAGGATATGGCGTGTTTGGTAAGCTTCCGCCACCGATGAATGTTTTAGTGCTTTTGATCTGGGTTTTAAATTTGATATTTTTAGCAACGTTTTTGGCTAAAATCTCAAGTTCATTAACGTTTTTATAAATTTGATTTAATGGTTTTATTAGTTTATATTCTTTATTTAAGTATGCTTTTATAGTTTCATTTAATATGCTAAGTGTGATTTTATCTACCCTTAGCATTCTTAAAAGCTGATTTTGTTTTAGCCTATCTATAAGCTCTTTTTTACCTAAAATTATCCCACATTGCGTACTTCCAAATAATTTATCCCCGCTAAAGCTTACTAGATCCACGCTACTTTGAAGGACTTTTTTTAGACTCTTTTCGTCTTTGCCTAGATTAAAAGGTAGCTCATTTACGTAAGCACTTCCTAGATCGTAGTAGCTTATCAAATTTGATTTTTTAGCTAAATTTGAGATATCTTCTATGCTTGTTTCCCCGCTAAATCCGACTATATCGTAGTTTGATTTATGCACTTTTAGGATAACATTTGTATTCTCATTTATGGCGTTTTCATAGTCGCTAAGATGCGTTTTGTTTGTGGTGCCGACTTCTTTTATCAGGCATCCGCTACTTGCCATGACTTCTGGAATTCTAAAACTTCCGCCTATCTCTACTAGTTCGCCCCTGCTTACTATGACCTCTTTATCTTTTGCGTAAGTGTTTAGCACTAAAAATACAGCAGCAGCGTTATTATTTACTATAAGGGCGTCCTGGCAGCCTAGCATTAACTTAAATAAATAACTCGTAAAACTATATCTATCGCCTCTTTTTCCACCGCAGATGTCGTATTCTAAATTTGAATATGAGCTAATAAGTGGAGTTATTTTTTCTATGATCTCTTTGCTAATAGGGCTTCTGCCAAGATTTGTATGGACTACAACCCCGGTTGCATTTATCAAATTTTTCGTGCGTAAGTTTTCAAATTTAGCATAATCTTTTGCTATAAGATCTATTATCTCATTTTCTTTTATTTCAGAGTTTTTACTCTCTCTTAGCCTATTTATAACTTTTTTTGCAATCTCTAAAAGAGCTGGTTTAAAGCCGTTTTCAAACTGTTTTAAATTTACTATCTTGTCGATTTTAGGTAGTTTCATTGCCATCTTTTTCCATCTTAAATTTAGATTAAGTATAACATTTTTTACTTTTGTTTTTCCTTTTATGATAATGATTAGTTATAATTGCTCAGCGTGGATTAATTCAAAAAACTATAAAATAAAAGTAAATTCTATACAAGGAAAATTAATGCAAGAATTTGCATTTTTATGCAAAGATGAGATAGTTCTTAGCGATAAAATAGCAGTTTTAAATGAAAAAACGAATGATAAATTTTTAGTAGCGAATTCAAAGGAGCTTGACGCGCTCATTTATGCTCCAGAGATAAATTTTTATCTTAAAAATACGACAGAAAATACCCTAACAAAAGCAAAAAATTCACTAAAGCTATATGAGATTAGAGCTAGTGAGTTTGATTACGCTTTAGATGTCGATTTTAGCAAAGAGATAGGCAAAAATATCTTGCTTGTGAGTAACGAGAGTGAAAACATCGAAAAACCGCTAAAGGAGCTTGGATTTAACGTCATAAAGATAACTCACGCCGAAGTAGAGCTGATATACGGACAAATCGGCGATTTATGCGGAATTTTAAAGGTTAATAATACAAAAGAAACTAGCGACTTTGGTGATGAGAGCTTCTGTTGCGATTTTGATATCTTGCTTGTACGTGGCGCAAAAGACTTTATGCTAAGGCAAAGTGGTTGTTTTGAGATAGATGGTTTAAATGAGAATGAGATATTAAATTTAGTTAAGAGCGTAAGTCCTAAATTTGATTATAAAAAGCTAATAAGCTATGATGATAGCATTTGTCAGTATGCAAGGCGTAGGAGCGAGCACTGCGCTAAATGCGTAGATATTTGTCCAAGTGTCGCCATAATGAAAGATGACGAAAAAAGAGAGCTTGTATTTTCTGATATAGACTGCGTCTCTTGCGGACTGTGCGCGAGTGTTTGTCCAAGTGGGTCAATCGAATGGAGAATGAACCCAAGACAGGGCTTTGAGTTTATAAGCAAATTTTATGAGGATCATATAGCGCTCATTCTTGATGAGAGTATAAATTTAGATAATCTAAACATTAAGCTAAAAGATAAAGTTTTACCGCTTATGTTAAAAACAGTAAATTTTCTAGATCAATCTTACCTTTTAAATTTAGTTCAAACGACTGGAGCTACTATCATTTTACTAACAAAGAATTTGGGCGAAGGCACAAAAGACAGCGTAGATCTGATAAATGAAATTTATGAAAAAGCTTATGGTAAAAAGGCTATTTTATTAGCAGATGAGAGCGATATAGAAGATATTTTGGAGCTTGCTGAGTTTATAGAAGGAAGTAAATTTGATCTTTTGCAGACAAATTTAAGCAAAAGAGAGATATTTGCTAAAAGAGTTAAACATTTAGTAGGGGAAAATGATTTTGGTAAAACTATTCCAAAAGAGTGGGTAAGATATGGCAAGATCACTATAAATGAAGATAGCTGTACGCTTTGCTTGAGCTGTGTTGGAGCCTGTAACGTCGGAGCTTTATACGCTGATAAAAGTGATAATTCTATCAAATTTAACGCTTCTGTTTGTACCACTTGTGGATACTGCGAAACAAGCTGTGCTGAGAAAGATACATTAAAAGTTTATAGAGATGGTATGGAGCTTAAAAATAGCTATTTTGAGTATAAAACTTTGGCTAAAGATGAGCTATTTAAATGCGTAGAGTGTGGAAAGGAATTTGCCACTGCAAAATCTATACAAAAGATAGCAAATACCTTAAAACCTTTATTTGCTAGTAATCCAGTAAAGCTAAGAACGCTTTATTGCTGTGCTGAATGTAAAGCAAAATTGATGTTAAAAGAGCAGATAGAAAAAGGAGAATTTGATGAGTGATTTAGATGTGGGCAGGAGTTATTATTACGAATTTTTGGCTTATCCTCTGTTTTTTGATGAAAATGGTTCAGGCTTTAAGAGCTTTTTAGAACAGGCCCATTACTTAGCAAAAAGTCCTATAGATGAGTCAAATATAAGCGATTTTGAGACTATTTTGGGTTTTGATTTTGATAAATTTAAAAATGAACAAAATTCGGTATTTTTTGATCTGAGCTATGTAAATGTTCCTTTGAGTGCTAGTTTTTATGACGAAGGAAGAGATGATGGCAATAAACGTTTAAAAGTTATGGAAATCTTAAAAAGTAGCGACTTTAGAAGGAATTCGCAAAAGTGCAAAGTTAGCGAGGATTATATAGGTTTCATATTTAGACTGATGACTACGTTTTTGAAAAGTGATCTCAAATTATCAAGAGAATTATTTGAAAAAATTATAAATGATTTTTCTGATGAATTTACTAAAATGTTAAGCGAACATAAGGCTGCAAATTTCTTCAAAGCTTATGCAAATATCTATAGAAATTTTATCGCCTTAGAACGCTCTATTTTAGGCATTAAAGCACCTATTTTTGAAAAAAGTATGGCTGAAATTTCTATGAGTAAAAAGCCATACCAAACTAAGATGCCTACACAAAAAAGCAAGATAAATTGGGATGAATTTACCGCAATATAAATTTATATATTTTGAAATATAAATAAATTTATATTATTAATCTTTATAAATTATTATAGTTTGATTCGCTTTTAAGTAGAATAGATCGTAAATACAAGTAAAATATATTTTACTTTACAAAGGAGTTGCTTTGGAAAATAGACGCGATTTTCTAAAAAAAGCTTTAAAAATAGGCGCTATTGCAGGCGCAGGAGTCGCTGCGACTTCAGCTTTAGCTAGCTCTAAAGCTTATAGCGATGCAGATTCAAACGGCGTTGTTAGAGGAAAAACAAAGAAAAAAGAGGTGCTTTACTGGCAAAGTGAAGCTTGGAGTAAATACTATAAAATAGCATACTGAAAGGCTTAAAATGAGTGAATCTCATATAGGCAGAAGGTCGTTTTTAAAGCTAGCTGCTCTTGGTGCGGGAAGCACTTTGGCTTTTGGCAAAGAAAACGATACTATAAGAACTGCTACTAATGAAGAGATAAAAAACCCATTTCCGGGTTCAAAAAAAGTTCGAACTATTTGTTCGATATGTTCTGCTGGATGCGGTATAGAAGCTGAGGTAAAAGACGGTGTTTGGATAAGACAAGATATGGCTATAGACCACCCGATATCTCAAGGAAGTCATTGCTGTAAAGGTATAGATCAGATCGATCTTACAAAATCCAAACAACGCATCAAATATCCTATGAAAAAAGTAAATGGCAAATGGGAGAGGATTAGTTGGGAAACCGCTATAAATGAGATCGGCGATAAAATGCTAGAGATCAGAAAAGAAGATGGGCCAGACTGCGTTGAGTTTTTGGGTTCGGCTAAATTTAGTAATGAACAAGCATTTTATTTTAGAAAATTTGCAGCCTTTTGGGGAACAAATAATATAGATCACGTAGCACGTATTTGACATAGCGCAACAGTGGCCGGTGTGGCCAATACTTGGGGTTATGGCGCGATGACAAATCATTTTGGCGATGTGACAGCAAATTCAAAAGCTATACTTCTAATCGGAGCAAATTCAGCAGTTGCAAATCCTATAGGATTTAAGCATATGCTTCAAGCAAAAGATAGAAATAACTGTAAACTTATCGTAGTTGATCCTGTATATACAAAATCTGCTGCAAAAGCTGATTATTACGTAAGACTTAGACCAGGAACAGATATAGCGTTTGCTTATGGTATGCTTCACTTAATCTTTAAAAATGGTTGGGAAGATAAAGAATTTATAAAAAATCGTTCTTACGCGATCGATCAGATAAGAAAAGAAGCTGAGCATTGGACTCCTGAAGAGACAGAAAATGTCACAGGTATCCCAGCAGAGCAACTAAAAGAGATCACTAGAGTTTTTGCTACGACAAAACCTGCGACTTTGGCGTGGGCGTTAGGCGTTACTCAACACTCAGTTGGTAGTTCTAATACTAGAATTTACTCTATCTTGCAATTAGTTCTAGGAAATGTAGGGCAAAATGGTGGCGGATGTAATATTATTCGTGGTCACGACAATGTTCAAGGTGCGACAGATATGAACAATCTTGCAGACTCACTTCCTGGATATTACGGCTTGGGTGATGCTGCGTGGAAACACTTTTGTAAAGGTTGGGGGCAAGACTACGATAAATTTATAAAACGTTTCGCAACTAGCGTCAAAGAACCTAGAGAAAAGCTCGGCGAAGACGTGGAAAATACTAAATTTAAAGAGTATTTTTATCATGATCCAAAAAATCCAGAAGATAGAAATTGGAGAAATGAAAAAGGCTATTCTCTATCTAAATGGTGGCAAGGCGTTTTAAAAGAGGAAAATACATTTTCAAGTGGAAATTTACGCGTACTTTGGGTACAAGGTACTGGTATCACATCTATGGCGCATCTTACAAAAATACAAGAGGCTATAGATAAATTAGATATGCTTGTAATAGTAGAGCCATTTGTAA
The sequence above is a segment of the Campylobacter hyointestinalis subsp. lawsonii genome. Coding sequences within it:
- a CDS encoding formate dehydrogenase subunit alpha; its protein translation is MSESHIGRRSFLKLAALGAGSTLAFGKENDTIRTATNEEIKNPFPGSKKVRTICSICSAGCGIEAEVKDGVWIRQDMAIDHPISQGSHCCKGIDQIDLTKSKQRIKYPMKKVNGKWERISWETAINEIGDKMLEIRKEDGPDCVEFLGSAKFSNEQAFYFRKFAAFWGTNNIDHVARIUHSATVAGVANTWGYGAMTNHFGDVTANSKAILLIGANSAVANPIGFKHMLQAKDRNNCKLIVVDPVYTKSAAKADYYVRLRPGTDIAFAYGMLHLIFKNGWEDKEFIKNRSYAIDQIRKEAEHWTPEETENVTGIPAEQLKEITRVFATTKPATLAWALGVTQHSVGSSNTRIYSILQLVLGNVGQNGGGCNIIRGHDNVQGATDMNNLADSLPGYYGLGDAAWKHFCKGWGQDYDKFIKRFATSVKEPREKLGEDVENTKFKEYFYHDPKNPEDRNWRNEKGYSLSKWWQGVLKEENTFSSGNLRVLWVQGTGITSMAHLTKIQEAIDKLDMLVIVEPFVNEVAVLSDRKDGVYILPASTQFESSGYVSATNRSAQWRSQVIPPIYEAKQDQEIMMLFAKKFGFYDEYVKGMMLDVVDGEIKKVKDSFVWPDDATNEIARTTQSIGNNGRTADRLKKHQENWENFDPDTLMGKPGSPVAGEYYGLPWPCWNKNHPGSPVLYDVTKPVWKGGMGFRNRFGLEHNGVSQLAEDAVTLPGSKVKGGYPQITKENIERVLGITLSEEEKAKMGSSWSMDYSGIIAKKCEEAGVSPCGNAKARAIVWEFADQYPKHREPLHSPRQDLVEKYPTFDDQARNFRVSTKFISEQKAQDWSKDFPTIISSMRLVNLSGAGMLERTSKYLAHITPEMFAHVNPELALKYGIQDGEMMWIHSPQGTKIKVKCIHSHSVTPDRICLPYNFAGIMQGVDLSDRYPEGTKPYTIGESSNTVTNYGFDINTQISEFNAGLCRLERAEDQSMFKTSFFDEK